The Bos indicus x Bos taurus breed Angus x Brahman F1 hybrid chromosome 25, Bos_hybrid_MaternalHap_v2.0, whole genome shotgun sequence genome has a window encoding:
- the BFAR gene encoding bifunctional apoptosis regulator, which yields MEESPQNDLDAASLEKSEPLESTSPQISINEFSCHCCYDILVNPTTLNCGHSFCRHCLALWWASSKKTECPECREKWEGFPKVNILLRDAVEKLFPDAIRMRFEDIQQNNDIVQSLAAFQKFGNDHTPSAPHTGRGNQHRGGGFYSGVLTALTGVAVVLLVYHWSSRESERHLLVHKAVARWTAEEVVLWLEQLGPWASLYRDRFLSERVNGRLLLTLTEEEFSKAPYTIESSSHRRAILMELERVKALGVKPPQNLWEYKAVNPGRSLFLLYALKSSPRLGLLYLYLFDYTDTFLPFIHTICPLQEDGSGDDIISKLLDLREPTWKQWREFLIKYSFLPYQLIAEFAWDWLEVHYWTSRFLIVNAMLLSVLELFSFWRIWSRSELKTVPQRMWSHFWKVSTQGLFVAMFWPLIPQFVCNCLFYWALYFNPIINIDLVVKEVRRLETQVL from the exons ATGGAGGAGTCTCCGCAGAATGATCTGGATGCAGCAAGCCTTGAGAAAAGTGAGCCACTCGAGAGCACCAGCCCTCAGATTTCCATTAATGAATTCTCCTGCCACTGCTGTTACGACATCCTGGTTAACCCCACCACCTTGAACTGTGGGCACAGCTTCTGCCGGCACTGCCTAGCTCTGTGGTGGGCCTCTTCGAAGAAAACAGAGTGTCCAGAATGCAGAGAAAAATGGGAAGGTTTCCCCAAAGTCAATATTCTCCTCAG GGACGCCGTTGAAAAATTATTTCCTGATGCCATTAGAATGCGATTTGAAGACATTCAGCAGAATAACGACATAGTCCAGAGTCTTGCAGCCTTTCAGAAGTTTGGGAATGATCACACGCCTTCAGCTCCCCACACAGGCCGAGGGAACCAGCATAGGGGAGGGGGTTTCTACTCCGGAGTGCTCACAGCTTTAACTGGGGTGGCA GTGGTCCTTCTGGTGTACCACTGGAGCAGCAGGGAATCCGAGCGGCACCTCCTGGTCCACAAGGCTGTGGCCAGATGGACAGCGGAGGAAGTTGTGCTCTGGCTGGAGCAGCTAGGCCCTTGGGCCTCCCTCTACAGAGACAGGTTTTTATCTGAAAGAGTAAACGGAAG GTTGCTTTTAACTCTGACAGAGGAAGAATTTTCTAAGGCACCGTATACCATAGAAAGCAGCAGCCACCGAAGAGCCATCCTCATGGAGCTGGAGCGCGTGAAAGCCCTGGGCGTGAAGCCCCCCCAGAACCTCTGGGAATATAAG GCCGTGAACCCCGGGAGGTCCCTGTTCCTGCTGTACGCCCTCAAGAGCTCCCCGCGCCTCGGTCTGCTGTACCTCTACCTGTTTGACTACACCGACACCTTCCTGCCCTTCATTCACACCATCTGTCCTCTGCAAGAAGACGGTTCTGGGGACGACATCATATCCAAGCTCCTG GATCTTAGAGAGCCCACATGGAAGCAGTGGCGAGAATTCCTCATCAAGTACTCCTTCCTTCCATACCAGCTGATTGCTGAGTTTGCTTGGGACTGGCTGGAGGTCCATTACTGGACGTCACGGTTTCTCATCGTCAATGCCATGCTACTCTCAGTTCTGGAATTATTCTCCTTCTGGAGGATCTGGTCAAGAAGTGAACTGAA GACCGTGCCTCAGAGGATGTGGAGCCATTTCTGGAAAGTGTCGACACAGGGGCTTTTTGTGGCCATGTTCTGGCCCCTCATCCCTCAGTTTGTTTGCAACTGTCTGTTTTACTGGGCCCTGTACTTTAACCCAATTATTAACATTGATCTCGTGGTCAAGGAAGTCCGACGGCTGGAAACCCAGGTCTTGTGA